A section of the Callospermophilus lateralis isolate mCalLat2 chromosome 16, mCalLat2.hap1, whole genome shotgun sequence genome encodes:
- the Rbm12b gene encoding RNA-binding protein 12B, with protein sequence MAVVIRLLGLPFIAGPVDIRHFFTGLTIPDGGVHIIGGEVGEAFIIFATDEDARRAISRSGGFIKDSSVELFLSSKAEMQKTIEMKRTDRVGRGRPGSGASGVGSLSNFIEAMKEEESNSGYGSSMNQDAGFHTNGTGLDDLRPRKTRPLKAENPYLFLRGLPYLVNEDDVRVFFSGLCVDGVIFLKHHDGRNNGDAIVKFASCIDASGGLKCHRSFMGSRFIEVMQGSEQQWIEFGGNAIKEDEVAIRSEEHSPRGINDRHFRKRSHSKSPRRTRSRSPLGFYVHLKNLSLSINKRDLRNFFRDTDLTNEQIKFLYKDERRTRYAFVMFKTLKDYNTALGLHKTVLQYRPVLIDPVSRKQMLKFIECYEKKRPEKERPGHVSQKYSQESYSGQKLCIYIRNFPFDVTKVEVQKFFADFSLSEDDIYLLFDDKGVGLGEALVKFKSEEQAIKAERLNRRRFLGTEVLLRLISEAQMQEFGVNFSLMSSERIQGRSESRDRDDHSHLFDPKDPPIYSVGPSENFRYQLEDLRQLDNFKHPQGYFRQPDRRPPEDFRHSPEDFRFPPEDFRHSPEGFRHPREEHFRRPREDEWRRPLEEDWRWPPEEDFRQPHEEDFRRPPEEDFRRPWEEDFRCPPEEDFRHPREEDFRQPPEEDFRRPPEEDFRHSPEEDFRRSPLEHFRRPPQEHFRRPLQEHFRRPPQEHFRRPPQEHFRRPPQEHFRRPPPEHFRRPPPEHFRRPPPEHFRRSREEDFRHMPDEDFRGPPNEDFRHPPDEDFRSPQEDFRSPSDEDFRQLPEEDLREVPEEDPRLPDNFRPPGEDFRSPPDDFRSHRPFVNFGRPEGGKFDFGKRNMGGFPEGRFMPDQKLNCGSGRVTPVKIMNLPFKANVNEILDFFHGYRIIPDSVSIQYNEQGLPTGEAIVAMINYNEAMAAIKDLNDRPVGPRKVKLILL encoded by the coding sequence ATGGCTGTAGTCATCCGTTTACTGGGGCTTCCTTTTATTGCGGGGCCTGTGGATATTCGTCACTTCTTCACGGGATTGACTATTCCTGATGGAGGAGTGCATATAATTGGAGGGGAAGTTGGGGAggcttttattatttttgcaaCAGATGAAGATGCAAGACGTGCCATAAGTCGATCAGGAGGGTTTATCAAGGACTCATCTGTAGAGCTCTTTCTTAGTAGCAAGGCAGAAATGCAGAAGACTATAGAAATGAAAAGAACTGATCGTGTAGGAAGAGGGCGACCAGGATCTGGGGCATCAGGGGTTGGCAGCCTATCAAATTTTATTGAGGCTATGAAGGAAGAAGAAAGTAATTCTGGATATGGCTCTTCAATGAATCAAGATGCTGGGTTTCATACTAATGGTACAGGACTTGATGATTTAAGGCCAAGAAAGACAAGGCCATTGAAGGCCGAGAATCCTTATTTATTTCTGCGAGGTTTGCCTTACTTAGTAAATGAAGATGATGTACGTGTCTTTTTCTCTGGTTTGTGTGTGGATGGAGTAATTTTCTTAAAACATCATGATGGCCGAAATAATGGTGATGCCATAGTAAAATTTGCTTCGTGTATCGATGCTTCAGGAGGTCTTAAGTGCCATAGAAGTTTTATGGGTTCAAGATTTATAGAAGTAATGCAAGGCTCAGAACAACAATGGATTGAGTTTGGTGGTAATGCAATTAAGGAGGATGAAGTCGCTATAAGATCTGAAGAACATTCTCCGAGAGGAATTAATGATAGACATTTTCGAAAACGATCTCATTCAAAATCTCCCAGAAGAACACGTTCTCGCTCCCCTCTTGGATTTTATGTTCACTTAAAAAATCTGTCACTAAGTATTAACAAAAGAGATTTAAGAAATTTCTTTAGAGACACTGATCTGACTAATGAACagattaaatttttatataaagaTGAAAGAAGAACACGATATGCCTTTGTGATGTTCAAGACTCTGAAAGACTATAATACTGCTCTTGGTTTACATAAGACTGTTTTACAGTATCGTCCAGTTCTTATTGATCCAGTTTCTAGAAAACAAATGCTGAAGTTCATTGAATGTTATGAAAAGAAGAGACCAGAGAAAGAGAGGCCAGGACATGTTTCACAAAAATATTCTCAAGAAAGCTATTCTGGCCAGaaactgtgtatatatataaggaATTTCCCATTTGATGTTACAAAAGTTGAAGTGCAAAAGTTCTTTGCAGacttttctctttcagaggatgatATTTACTTGCTTTTTGATGACAAAGGAGTTGGTTTGGGAGAAGCACTAGTAAAATTTAAATCAGAAGAACAGGCTATTAAAGCTGAACGTTTAAACCGAAGAAGATTCTTAGGGACAGAGGTATTGTTAAGACTTATATCTGAGGCACAAATGCAGGAGTTTGGTGTAAATTTTTCCTTGATGTCCAGTGAGAGAATACAAGGCCGTTCAGAGTCACGTGATAGAGATGACCATTCCCATTTATTTGATCCAAAAGACCCACCGATTTACTCAGTGGGCCCTTCTGAAAACTTTAGGTATCAGCTAGAGGACTTGAGGCAACTAGATAACTTCAAGCATCCCCAGGGATATTTCCGACAGCCTGATAGGCGCCCTCCAGAAGACTTCAGGCACTCTCCGGAAGACTTCAGATTCCCTCCGGAGGACTTCAGACACTCCCCAGAGGGCTTTAGGCACCCTCGGGAGGAGCACTTCAGGCGGCCTCGGGAGGACGAGTGGAGACGACCTCTTGAGGAAGACTGGAGGTGGCCACCGGAGGAGGACTTCAGACAGCCCCACGAGGAGGACTTCAGGCGGCCACCAGAGGAGGATTTCAGGCGCCCTTGGGAAGAGGATTTCAGGTGCCCCCCAGAGGAGGACTTCAGGCACCCTAGGGAGGAGGACTTCAGGCAGCCCCCTGAGGAGGACTTTAGGAGACCCCCTGAGGAGGATTTCAGGCATTCCCCTGAGGAGGACTTCAGGCGGTCACCCCTGGAGCACTTCAGGCGACCACCCCAGGAGCACTTCAGGCGCCCACTCCAGGAGCACTTCAGGCGCCCACCCCAGGAGCACTTCAGGCGACCACCCCAGGAGCACTTCAGGCGCCCACCCCAGGAGCACTTCAGGCGCCCACCCCCGGAGCACTTCAGGCGGCCACCCCCAGAGCACTTCAGGCGACCACCCCCAGAGCATTTCAGGCGCTCCCGAGAGGAAGATTTCAGACATATGCCAGATGAAGACTTTAGGGGCCCTCCAAATGAGGACTTCAGACACCCTCCTGATGAGGacttcaggagtccccaggaagaTTTTAGATCCCCTTCTGATGAGGATTTCAGGCAGCTCCCGGAGGAAGACCTCAGGGAAGTTCCAGAGGAGGATCCTAGACTTCCTGACAATTTCAGACCTCCTGGtgaggattttaggagcccacctgATGATTTTAGAAGTCATCGCCCTTTTGTGAATTTTGGTCGCCCAGAAGGTGGCAAATTTGATTTTGGAAAGCGTAATATGGGAGGTTTTCCTGAAGGGAGATTTATGCCTGATCAGAAGTTAAACTGTGGTTCAGGTAGAGTAACTCCTGTTAAGATAATGAATCTTCCATTTAAAGCTAATGTTAATGAAATTTTAGACTTTTTCCACggttatagaatcatacctgattCAGTTTCAATACAGTATAATGAGCAAGGATTGCCTACAGGGGAAGCCATTGTAGCTATGATAAACTATAATGAAGCCATGGCTGCTATTAAAGATCTAAATGATAGGCCAGTTGGCCCCCGCAAAGTTAAGCTAATTTTGCTTTAG